Proteins encoded together in one Pontiella desulfatans window:
- a CDS encoding sulfatase family protein, with translation MKNAILKPTIHRAGSATFALLSLAFAATANIKQPNIVFVFSDDHATQAVSAYGGRLAAVAPTPNLDRIAANGMRFNRCMVGNSICGPSRATILTGKHSHMNGFMRNEASTFDGSQQTFPKLLRSAGYQTAIIGKWHLDSEPTGFDHWEILPGQGVYYKPEFQTATGTYEEQGYVTDVITDKAIQWLDQTRDPDKPFILMVQHKAPHREWSPSLKYLTEFDDVEIPEPDTLFDTLEGRGKAAKEQDQSLDIAMQLGKDLKIWEHDVFNELEKRIKRRLTPEQLAKWDAAYGPKNKKFMEANLKGKDLIRWKYQRYLKDYLRCIKSVDDSVGQIQHHLEKSGLLENTVFIYSSDQGFYLGEHGWFDKRFMYDESFRTPLLISWPGTTRPGSVNSDLVSNLDFAETFLEIAGVNIPSDMQGLSLVPILKGRTPKDWRNSVYYHYYEYPGWHMVHRHEGAYDGRYKLLNFYDLGEWELYDLKTDPNEMTNVYQRPEYAEVAKQMHRELEKLREQYNVPENIPQDLTKTTRRYYTEDMTKKAQAIRDADGAVPLDGKK, from the coding sequence ATGAAGAATGCAATTTTAAAACCGACGATCCATCGAGCAGGTTCTGCAACCTTCGCCCTCCTCTCCCTCGCCTTTGCCGCCACGGCAAATATAAAACAGCCCAACATCGTCTTCGTCTTTTCCGACGATCACGCCACGCAGGCCGTCAGCGCCTACGGAGGGCGGCTGGCAGCCGTCGCCCCCACTCCCAACCTGGACCGAATCGCGGCCAACGGCATGCGCTTTAACCGGTGCATGGTCGGCAACTCCATCTGCGGTCCCAGCCGCGCCACCATCCTGACCGGGAAACACAGCCACATGAACGGATTCATGCGCAACGAAGCCTCGACCTTCGATGGTTCGCAGCAGACCTTTCCCAAACTGCTCCGCAGCGCCGGATATCAAACCGCCATCATCGGCAAATGGCACCTTGATAGCGAACCGACCGGTTTCGACCACTGGGAAATCCTGCCCGGACAGGGAGTCTACTACAAACCCGAGTTCCAGACCGCGACCGGAACCTACGAGGAACAGGGCTACGTGACCGACGTCATCACCGACAAAGCCATTCAATGGCTGGACCAGACGCGCGACCCCGACAAACCGTTTATCCTGATGGTGCAACACAAGGCCCCCCATCGCGAATGGTCGCCTTCCCTGAAATACCTCACCGAATTTGATGACGTTGAGATCCCGGAACCCGATACGTTATTCGACACCCTCGAAGGGCGCGGCAAGGCCGCCAAAGAACAGGACCAATCCCTCGACATCGCCATGCAGCTGGGGAAAGACCTTAAAATCTGGGAACACGATGTTTTCAATGAACTGGAGAAGCGGATTAAACGCCGACTGACTCCCGAACAGCTTGCAAAGTGGGACGCCGCTTACGGCCCGAAAAACAAAAAATTCATGGAAGCCAACCTGAAAGGCAAAGATCTGATCCGCTGGAAATACCAACGCTATTTGAAAGATTATCTGCGCTGCATTAAATCGGTTGATGATTCCGTCGGGCAGATTCAGCATCACCTGGAAAAAAGCGGTCTGCTCGAAAACACCGTCTTCATCTATTCATCCGACCAGGGCTTCTATCTGGGTGAACATGGCTGGTTCGACAAACGCTTCATGTACGATGAATCGTTCCGCACCCCCCTGCTCATCAGCTGGCCCGGAACAACCCGTCCCGGCAGCGTCAACTCCGACCTCGTGTCCAACCTCGACTTTGCCGAAACCTTCCTCGAAATCGCCGGCGTTAACATTCCGTCCGACATGCAGGGGCTGAGTCTCGTTCCGATCCTCAAAGGCCGCACGCCCAAAGACTGGCGCAACTCCGTCTATTACCACTACTACGAATATCCGGGCTGGCACATGGTGCATCGCCACGAAGGCGCATACGACGGGCGCTACAAACTGCTCAACTTCTACGACCTCGGCGAATGGGAGCTCTACGATCTGAAAACCGATCCCAACGAAATGACCAACGTCTACCAACGCCCCGAATATGCCGAAGTCGCCAAACAGATGCACCGCGAACTCGAAAAGCTGCGCGAACAATACAACGTGCCGGAAAATATTCCGCAGGATCTCACCAAAACAACACGCCGCTATTACACCGAAGATATGACAAAAAAAGCACAGGCCATCCGCGACGCCGACGGAGCCGTCCCGCTGGATGGCAAAAAATAA